The Paenibacillus sp. FSL W8-0426 region CCTCCTGCACGAGATAGCGGAATCCGCGCACCATGGTCAGGGTGCTGCCGGCCAAGGCCCCGCCTTCTTTCAGGCGGGCCACGCCCTCCTTGACGATGACCGGCAGATCGCCGATTTTGTATTCGCCGTCGTCCAGCCCGGCGGCGGACATCGCATCGGTGATCAGCACGAGCTGATCGGCAGCCTGCTTCAGCTGCGCCAGGACGGAAATCGCCGCCGGGTGCACATGGATGCCGTCGGCGATCACCTCGGCGCTGATGCGCGGATCGCTCAGCACGGCTCCGGCCGCCCCGGGATTGCGGTGATGCAGCGGCGTCATCGCGTTGAAGGTGTGCACCGCATGATGCAGGCCTGCCTGCACGGCGCGCTGCACGTCTTCATACGTGGCGTCCGTGTGCCCCAGAGCCGCCGTAATGTGCCGGCTGCGCAGCCACGAAATGACTTCCAGAGCGCCATCGCGTTCCGGCGCCAAAGTCACCTGGCGAATCAGTCCTGGATATTGCGCTTCCCAGTCCTTCAGCCAGGATACGTTGGGCAGCACGATATGGTCCGGATTTTGCGCGCCCGGCCATTTCGGGCTGAAAAACGGTCCCTCCAGGTGCACGCCTTCCAGCTGTGCGTACGGCATTTCGCCAGAACGATAGCTGTGCACTTCGCTCAGCACCTGATCCAGGCGTTCTTTCGGCGCGGTCATCGTGGTCGCCAGCATCGCCGTCGTGCCTTGTGTCGCATGGAACGACGTGATTTTGTCCAGCACCTTCGGACTGGCGTCCATAAAGTCTTCGCCATTGCCGCCGTGCACGTGAATGTCAATGAACCCGGGCACGATTACGCCCTGCTCCGGCACGGGCAGGGTGACCGCATTGCTGCGGATCGACGCCGGAAGCCCTTCGGACCGACCGGCATAAAGGATTGTGCTATCAGTCCAGGCGAGGAGGCCGTCCTCCGCCAGACCGTCTGGCAGCACCATTTTGCCGCGCAGAAGGTAAATGGGGCTGCCGCTCTCTTTTCCGTATGCTGTTCCTTGGGCTTGTGCTCGTGTGTCACTCATTTAACCAACCTCCCCGCTGCGCGATCCAGCAGCACCACCACGTTCGGATGGCATTGCAGCAAAGAAGCCGGGCACGCCGTCGTGATCGGTCCCATGAACGCCTCGTGGATGATGTCCGCCTTTTCCTCGCCGCGCGCGATCAGCAAAATCTGCTTCGCCTTCAAAATGCTGCCCACACCCATCGTAATGGCCTGCCTCGGTACCTCATCGATATGATCGAAGAAGCGGGCGTTGGCCTGGCGCGTTTCTTCTTTCAAATCCACGACATGGGTGCGGCCTGTCAATGCGCTGCCCGGTTCGTTGAAGCCGATGTGCCCGTTATGCCCGATGCCCAGCAACTGCAGATCGACTGGACCGCGCTCTTCGAGCATTTGCTCATACGCCTGGCATTCCTCGTCCAGATCGGCGGCACTGCCGTTCGGCACATGCGTCCGCTCTGCATCGATGTCGATATGATGGAATAACTGCTCGTTCATGAAATGACGGTAACTCTCCGGATGATTTTTCGGGAGCCCGACATATTCGTCCAAATTGAAGGAGGACGCCTGGGCGAAGCTCACCAGCCCTTTCTCGTACAGAGCGATCAAATGTTTATAAATGCCGACCGGTGAGCTACCTGTAGCCAGTCCCAGCACGGCTCGCGGCTTCGTTTGCAGCAGGCTCGCGATCAGTCCGGCCCCGGTAGCGTTCAAATCTTCCTCATGTTCAAAAATACGAATGTTCATGTCGTCAGGCACCTCCGTTGTGATGAACTCGATAAGACTGCACGTTGTGATACGATTGCTCCAGCTTGGGAATAAAACGGTCAAAATCCGCGCTGACCATGCCGGTGAACAAAATGTCGATGACATGCAGCAGCGCGATGCGGGAAGCCATGTCTCCGCGCCGCATGCCTTCTTCCAGCGATGAAGTGAACAGCGGAATGTCGGCCTCATTGGCCAGCTTGTTGCTCCCGTAGGACGTCAGCGAAATCGTCGCCGCACCCGCCTGCCGTGCGCAATGCAGGGCATCGATCGTCTCCGGCGTTTCGCCCGAATACGATACGGCCATCGCCACATCACCCTCGGTCAGCGAAGACGCGGACGTAATCTGCATATGGGAATCCGAGAAGGCCGTGCAGCTTTTGCCGATACGGACCAGCTTCTGATAAAAGTCCTGCGTCACGATCGACGAGGTGGCCACCCCGTATAAGTCGATACGCCGGGCGTTGCAAAGCAGCCGAATGGCCTGCTCCACCCTGCCCAGGTCAAGCAGCCTAGTGGTGTCCGAGATGGAAGCCAAATGGTTCGCCTCGATGGCGGCCACGATTTTGGACAACGGGTTGCCTGCCACGATATCCTGATACGCCGACTCCTGCGCAGGCTGGGAGATTTCGGCGGCCAGCTTCATTTTGAAGTCGGGGAAACCTTTGAAGTGAAAGGATTTGCAGAACCGGGTAACGGTCGCCGGACTCGTTCCACTCTTCTGAGCCAGCTGATTAATCGTCCAGCCCGGAACGTCGGAGGGAGAGGCGAGAATAACCTCGGCAATACGCCGCTCTTGCGACGGCAAGCTGTCCAGTTCCTGTCGTAATGCATGCAATATGGCTGCCATATGAATTCCTCTTTTGAAAATTATTTTTATTATATATTTCGTATGTCAGAAAATTATTTTCATTCGTTAATTTCATTGTAAACATTCACACGAGGCAAATCAAGAAGCTTACACTGCTTTAGGGATAAAAATTTAGAGATGTGGATTGATCCAAGTTAAGGCCAGCTTGATGGAAGAAGCTGCGTGTTTTATAGTGGAAAAACAAAGAGACGGGTTCATTCCCGATATGGAGGAACTGCGCATGAACGGGCGACAACGCCAAAAGATCATTCCGTCCCTATGGATCATTGTGGAGGTACAATCCGGGGAACATCCTTTCTTTTCGCTGTACGCGGTGGATTGGAAACGTGGCGGCCGCTTGTGTTGGGAGGGCTGGGAGCGTCTGGAGGAACTGCTTCAGTTCCATGTGCCGATTCGGCGCAAAGTTGGAAGCACACGAACGACGACGGAGCCTTGCGCCAAAATAGCCAAAAAAGCGCGGCATCTTCGGTTAAACGAAGCAAGCCACGCAGAATTGGAGCGGTTGTTTCATCGGAAGTTTTCACGTAAAGCTTGGAAAGCATTTGTGAGGATGCATCAGGCAGATGGATGGCTATGATATCGGTAATTTGAGTTTCTGCATCTCATTCGTAATGTGGTTACGCACCAGATATGATCGGACAATTATGTACTCTCAATAAGAGAGTGAATTTCTTTCATTAAATCTAACGACGAACAGGATGATTATATTATGCTTTGTTGCTATAAGAACACCATCACGCTCGGCCTGTAGATGCATGTCCCCTTGGAACTTCTGCGGGCTGGGCCTTTCCCAAGGGAGCGTGATGGCAGTGAAGCAATACAGAACAAATCGGAATCAAGCTTACATCCGGCACCAAAGACAACGTGTGATCCAGCGCAAGATGAGGATCGCTCAATTACGAGGCTGGGCCTATAAGTATAAGGGCATGTTTGCCAAAGGCAAAGTCCACTGCTCATGCTGGTGGTGCACCCGCAAAACATATCGGCTTGGTTATTCCAAGTCAGATCTGGCGAAGATTTGCCGCTGTGAGGAACAGGTACTTGCATGGGCTAATTACACGGAAAAAGAAAAGGACATTATCCTTCAACCATGAGCTTTAAGGGTTGGTTAATTTCCATTATAAACAATGAAGGATATGATCTTATTCTTGTTTTCGCACCTTCCCCTGAAACTCTGGGGGATTTGTCGCTTGAGTATTTTGGGTGTTAACGTTTGCTGTAATTCAACCAAACATATTCAAAAGGAGGTGTTAATTTGAATAAAAAGATAACCTGGGGCCTGCTAGTCCTGGTTATTGCCATTGCAGCCTTTATTATTGCCCGCACACAAAGCGAGACATTCCAGACGGTCTATAATATCTCGGCGATCGTGGTTATTATTCTGATTTCCCTTCTATTCTTCAGAAAAAAAACGTAGAGGAACTTGCTTAAATGAAAAAAGGCGGGAAGTGGAACGCTAGTCATTTGCCACGTTTTGCGGCTCTGCGTTTCATTCTCGCCTGATTTCCATGTTCTCACAGTAACACGGGATAATAATCATATTGGGACGGTAACTTTCGGCTATGAGGACGATAAAAAAACTATACACCAGTACTTTTATGTTTTTTGCAATCTCTTGTCATACAGCAATTGATGCTTCTTGCTCATTCGCCAGTATTCATACATGTTCATTCTATGATGTCTGCTTTGCTCCTCCCAATCTTGATGGGCAGTTCGTTGATCGTGGGATTGCTATAGTTGTACAAGATCCTTAGCACTTTCCGTTCGTAATCGTTCAGACGAAGTTGTCCTCTAGAAGGTATAGAAAACAATCTTCGTTTTCAGAGCCTGTTCTGTAAATACATTTAGCCTTGTGATTTATCAACCTTTTCAAAACACTCTTTCCTAATACCTCGATTCAACTGAAAGAAACCCTCGAAAATATTCGAGGGCCATTACCTGATTACTTAGTATGCATCCAACATAAATGTATACTGACCTTGAGCAATAAACTCCGTAGAGTCAATTACAGCATAGACTGTCGCGCCTTCTGGAACATACAGATTTCTAATGTACATGCCATATCCATTTCCATTTAGCGTCGGAGCGTAAAACCTAGATGTTTCAGTACCATCCTTGTGAACAATCTCAATTCCCATTCTAAATTTTATATTTTCTCCCTGTGGTTGTAGATAAACAAGTATAAATCTTCCAGATCCAGTGTTAGTCCATTTGTACCAATCCTTATCATTGCTATCCGAAAGAAATAGACTGTAACTGTTACCTGGAATGTATGAAAGAGCCGTCTCTCTTGTATCAGCGATCCCAACCACGGTAGGTTTAA contains the following coding sequences:
- the nagA gene encoding N-acetylglucosamine-6-phosphate deacetylase; translated protein: MSDTRAQAQGTAYGKESGSPIYLLRGKMVLPDGLAEDGLLAWTDSTILYAGRSEGLPASIRSNAVTLPVPEQGVIVPGFIDIHVHGGNGEDFMDASPKVLDKITSFHATQGTTAMLATTMTAPKERLDQVLSEVHSYRSGEMPYAQLEGVHLEGPFFSPKWPGAQNPDHIVLPNVSWLKDWEAQYPGLIRQVTLAPERDGALEVISWLRSRHITAALGHTDATYEDVQRAVQAGLHHAVHTFNAMTPLHHRNPGAAGAVLSDPRISAEVIADGIHVHPAAISVLAQLKQAADQLVLITDAMSAAGLDDGEYKIGDLPVIVKEGVARLKEGGALAGSTLTMVRGFRYLVQEVGLDLNAASRAASLTPARLLGIDYRTGSFAPGKQADIVLLNEALEIEGVWVKGKRLSRISI
- the nagB gene encoding glucosamine-6-phosphate deaminase — its product is MNIRIFEHEEDLNATGAGLIASLLQTKPRAVLGLATGSSPVGIYKHLIALYEKGLVSFAQASSFNLDEYVGLPKNHPESYRHFMNEQLFHHIDIDAERTHVPNGSAADLDEECQAYEQMLEERGPVDLQLLGIGHNGHIGFNEPGSALTGRTHVVDLKEETRQANARFFDHIDEVPRQAITMGVGSILKAKQILLIARGEEKADIIHEAFMGPITTACPASLLQCHPNVVVLLDRAAGRLVK
- a CDS encoding MurR/RpiR family transcriptional regulator, producing the protein MAAILHALRQELDSLPSQERRIAEVILASPSDVPGWTINQLAQKSGTSPATVTRFCKSFHFKGFPDFKMKLAAEISQPAQESAYQDIVAGNPLSKIVAAIEANHLASISDTTRLLDLGRVEQAIRLLCNARRIDLYGVATSSIVTQDFYQKLVRIGKSCTAFSDSHMQITSASSLTEGDVAMAVSYSGETPETIDALHCARQAGAATISLTSYGSNKLANEADIPLFTSSLEEGMRRGDMASRIALLHVIDILFTGMVSADFDRFIPKLEQSYHNVQSYRVHHNGGA